The region AAACGGTCCCCAACTTGCCGGGCGCGCGCTTCTCATGGGATCGTTACCCGGTGGCTTCCAGCGATCTGCTGGCCCATTTGATTCTCGAGCACCAGGCGGGATTTGTGAATCGCGTGCTGGGTGCCTCGTATCGAACGAGGAGTTGGCTTCACGCTGGGCAGGGCCGGTTGTCGCCCAGCCAGGAAGCTGAGCTGGATCGTCAGGCCCGCTCGTTGGTGCGGTATTTGTTGTTTGCCGAGGAGGCTCCGCTGCCGAGCGGGGGCGTGGAGGGTGATGCCGCGTTCAAGGCCGCTTTCCTACAAGATCGAAAAACGGCGACCCCGGCCGGGGAGTCTCTGAAGGACCTAGATCTCCAGACGAAGCTTTTCAAGCATCGCTGCAGCTTTATGATTTACACTCCTATTTTTTCGGGGCTGCCGGCCGTAATGAAGCAGCGGGTCTACGCGAACCTGAAGCGTGCGTTGGATTCGGCGGGGCAAGCGGGTGATTTTGCTTATCTGGGAGCCGAGGAGAGCCGCACGATTCGTCGTATTCTGAAAGGGACCCTGGCGGAGTTGCCCCGGGATTGGTAGGACGCACCAAAAACCCCGATCCGAGCAGGCTCGAATCGGGGTTGGAGAGTTCTGCTTCCCAAAGCGGGAAGTGTCAGCTTAGCTGCCCTTCTCGGTCTTTTCTCCGGAGGTCATCCAGCCGGCGATACCAGCTGAGAGATGCTTCACGTTTTTGTAGCCGAGCTTTTCAGCAGCCTTGGCGGCGGCTTGGTAGGCTTTGCACTTCGGTCCGCCGCAATACGCGACGACCAGGGCCTTCTTGTCCTTCGGCAGGACTTTGGCGAGGGACCCCTTGTTGGCTTCGAAATCGATGGCAGTGGGGATGTGAGCTTTGCCGAACGATTCGGATCCGTTCACATCAATGACGACCACTTTCTTGGCTTCGATGGCCGCTTTCAGTTCGGAGATGCTGATGTCCGGAAATTCACCAGCGGAGGCAGTCATGGCCAGGAACACGGTGGCCAACAGGGCGATTAGGTTTTTCATGATAGATCGGTATCTGGACGCGTTGTTGTGGGGGCGGCCTTAGTATGCTCGGTTTCCCGGATGGGATCGGCGATGCGGGCATCCCCGTTTTACGGCTCAATCGACGCCGCAAAGTGATGTTTGATTCAAATCTTGGGCTATGGGAAGCCAAAAATGGGTAGGGGGTGAATCCCCTGCTTGTCGGATTGGGGGGCTTTGCTAGGGTGGCGGGGTGACTTTCGTCCAAGAATTCAACCGACTGCCATTGGAGGCGCTGGGAGCTCGTGCTCGGACCGCTTCGCTCGCAGCCGTGGATATGGTGCTCGCCAAGCAAACCCTCACGTTGGAGGACTTTGCGACGCTGCTCTCGCCAACGGCTCAGGAGCGCCTCGAGACGCTCGGACGCCGGTCGCAATCGCTGACCCGCCAACGGTTTGGGAAAGTCATTCGGCTGTTTGCCCCGCTGTATCTGTCCAACGAGTGCATCAACAACTGCCAGTATTGCGGATTCTCACGGGACAACCCGATCTTGCGGGTGACGCTGACCGATGCGGATCTTCGTCGGGAAGCGGATGCCTTGGTGGAGCAGGGGTTTCGCAATGTCCTGCTGGTGGCAGGGGAGCATCCGAAGTTTGTGTCCAACG is a window of Verrucomicrobiales bacterium DNA encoding:
- a CDS encoding rhodanese-like domain-containing protein — encoded protein: MKNLIALLATVFLAMTASAGEFPDISISELKAAIEAKKVVVIDVNGSESFGKAHIPTAIDFEANKGSLAKVLPKDKKALVVAYCGGPKCKAYQAAAKAAEKLGYKNVKHLSAGIAGWMTSGEKTEKGS